In Hermetia illucens chromosome 5, iHerIll2.2.curated.20191125, whole genome shotgun sequence, a single window of DNA contains:
- the LOC119657320 gene encoding heparan sulfate glucosamine 3-O-sulfotransferase 3B1 — protein MFSWHSNLSNRTIALTILICVFILYFSYSFNSCLISSINKTFKKIPIRNYLSPVVTTEPPEIKILGSIVRIVPLTYNYSEIDGSPKYRFLRQQGLRPSRHLPDALVIGVKKSGTRALLEFIRLHPDVRAAGCEVHFFDRHYAKGLHWYRRHMPYTIEGQITMEKSPSYFVTKEVPQRIHHMNPGTKLLVVVRDPVTRAISDYTQATSKKADMKKFEELAFINGSYEVVDTSWGPVKIGVYARHLERWLQYFPLSQLLFISGERLIVDPAFEIGRVQDFLGLKRVVTEKHFYFNSTKGFPCLFKSEARSTPHCLGKTKGRNHPYIDPAAIDRLREFYRPFNNKFYQMTGINFSWL, from the exons ATGTTTTCTTGGCACTCTAATTTGAGCAACCGCACGATAGCCCTTACGATTTTAATCTGTGTTTTTATACTATATTTTTCCTACTCGTTCAATTCGTGCCTAATATCAAGCATAAATAAAACATTCAAGAAA ATTCCTATCCGAAACTATCTATCTCCGGTCGTGACCACGGAGCCGCCAGAGATAAAAATCTTAGGCTCAATCGTGCGCATAGTTCCGCTAACCTACAATTACAGCGAAATAGATGGTTCGCCAAAATATCGGTTTTTAAGGCAACAAGGACTTCGGCCCTCACGTCACTTGCCTGATGCCTTAGTAATAGGCGTGAAAAAAAGTGGAACACGTGCCCTGCTTGAGTTCATCCGACTACATCCCGATGTTCGTGCTGCCGGTTGTGAAGTGCATTTTTTCGATAGACATTACGCAAAAGGACTTCACTGGTATCGCCGTCATATGCCGTACACAATTGAAGGGCAGATAACGATGGAGAAGTCTCCAAGCTACTTTGTGACTAAAGAAGTCCCACAAAGAATCCATCACATGAACCCTGGAACCAA GTTGCTAGTCGTTGTTCGCGATCCTGTAACCCGAGCAATTTCTGATTATACCCAGGCGACAAGTAAGAAAGCAGATATGAAAAAATTCGAAGAATTGGCATTCATAAATGGTTCTTATGAGGTAGTGGATACTTCTTGGGGTCCTGTAAAAATAGGTGTCTATGCTAGACATTTAGAACGATGGCTCCAATATTTTCCTTTATCGCAATTGCTCTTTATCAGCGGTGAACGGTTAATTGTCGATCCTGCTTTTGAAATTGGCAGAGTTCAG GATTTTCTTGGCCTGAAACGAGTCGTGACTGAAAAACACTTCTATTTTAACTCAACTAAGGGGTTTCCGTGCTTATTCAAATCGGAAGCTCGCTCAACGCCTCATTGTTTAGGGAAGACGAAAGGCCGAAATCATCCTTACATTGACCCTGCCGCTATCGATCGCCTCAGAGAATTTTATAGGCCtttcaataataaattttatcaGATGACTGGGATAAATTTTAGTTGGTTGTGA